One Natrinema amylolyticum DNA window includes the following coding sequences:
- a CDS encoding DEAD/DEAH box helicase — protein MEVAEVLPEFADAFAFEEFNRMQREALPALLESEENVVASAPTASGKTALAELAICKSLADGGTALFIAPMRALTNEKEDDWDRFEELDYSVYVVTGERDLNPRRARRADILVMTPEKLDSATRKHDSRRYDFVTDIDVCVIDEVHLLDADQRGSVLEVTISRLRRLCDPRIVALSATMPNIDDVAAWLDAPEETTFEFGEEYRPVELNAGVKTYTHGDNSFADKYRRLYRALDLAEPHLREDGQALVFVSSRQDTVQAAKKARDEIAERDIPMGARGDYDFHTKSKEEIEDATLRKSVLDGVAFHHAGLSKNDRDLVEEWFKEGHIELLFSTSTLAWGVNLPARCVVIRDTKHHDPLEGEVDMSPLDVLQMLGRAGRPGYDDVGYGWVISDSAEADKYRRLLRDGKEIESRLAESLETHLNAEIAMGTITDLEDVMDWLETTFYYVRGQSKPDDYDFPNLRQRVRDCLEGLVERGFVETGEDLSIEATPRGVLTSKYYLRLDTAARFAALCDRVSGDGDGSGGSDELTTGDILEAVATAAEFDSVSARQDERDAIDAVLVGEETEDLEAGQRKVLAILRSAASGTTPSELRSDAWVIRRNATRLVSALGAFLDRFVGPHAANLARRVEARIENGVAEDAVGLTAIDGVASGRASKLATEGLSTPGDVVDAGVAGLVEAGLSEGVAERVYEGAQSLPAIEIEWGRFPETVATGENDVCEVTVRNVGEPGRAGIRVTVNGVEMTNTNTYLRDSETLPVGVFGADAEELEFTVSVAFPEEPLIPIESSRTVDVL, from the coding sequence ATGGAGGTCGCCGAGGTTCTCCCCGAATTCGCGGACGCTTTTGCCTTCGAGGAGTTCAACCGGATGCAACGCGAGGCACTGCCCGCATTACTCGAGTCCGAGGAGAACGTGGTCGCGAGCGCGCCCACGGCCTCGGGGAAGACGGCGCTCGCGGAGCTGGCGATCTGTAAGTCGCTCGCCGACGGCGGCACGGCGCTGTTTATCGCCCCGATGCGAGCGCTGACCAACGAGAAGGAAGACGACTGGGACCGATTCGAGGAGCTGGATTACTCCGTCTACGTCGTCACCGGCGAGCGCGATCTGAACCCGCGCCGGGCGCGCCGAGCGGACATCCTCGTGATGACTCCCGAAAAGCTCGACTCGGCGACCCGCAAACACGACTCGCGACGGTACGACTTCGTCACCGACATCGACGTCTGCGTCATCGACGAGGTCCACCTGCTGGACGCGGATCAACGGGGCTCGGTGCTCGAGGTGACGATCTCCCGCCTGCGTCGGCTCTGTGATCCGCGGATCGTCGCGCTCTCGGCGACGATGCCCAACATCGACGACGTGGCGGCGTGGCTGGATGCTCCCGAGGAGACGACCTTCGAGTTCGGTGAGGAGTATCGGCCCGTCGAACTCAACGCCGGCGTCAAGACCTACACCCACGGCGACAACTCCTTCGCCGACAAGTACCGGCGTCTCTACCGAGCGCTGGACCTCGCGGAGCCACACCTCCGGGAGGACGGGCAGGCGCTGGTCTTCGTCTCCTCCCGGCAAGACACCGTCCAGGCCGCCAAGAAAGCCAGAGACGAGATCGCGGAACGGGACATTCCGATGGGCGCTCGCGGCGACTACGATTTCCACACGAAATCGAAAGAAGAGATCGAGGACGCTACGCTCCGTAAGTCGGTGCTCGACGGCGTCGCCTTCCACCACGCGGGGCTCTCGAAGAACGACCGCGACCTCGTCGAGGAGTGGTTCAAGGAGGGTCACATCGAACTGCTCTTCTCCACCTCGACGCTGGCCTGGGGCGTCAACCTGCCCGCTCGCTGCGTCGTGATCCGGGACACGAAACACCACGACCCTCTCGAGGGCGAAGTCGACATGAGTCCCCTCGACGTGCTCCAGATGCTCGGCCGCGCCGGCCGACCGGGCTACGACGACGTCGGCTACGGCTGGGTGATCTCAGATTCGGCCGAGGCCGACAAGTACCGGCGGCTGCTCCGGGACGGCAAGGAGATCGAGTCCCGGCTGGCCGAGAGCTTAGAGACCCACCTCAACGCCGAGATCGCGATGGGGACGATCACCGATCTCGAGGACGTAATGGACTGGCTCGAGACGACGTTCTACTACGTCCGCGGCCAGTCCAAGCCCGACGACTACGACTTCCCGAACCTCCGACAGCGGGTCCGGGACTGTCTCGAGGGGCTCGTCGAGCGCGGCTTCGTCGAGACCGGCGAGGACCTCTCGATCGAGGCGACGCCGCGGGGCGTGTTGACCTCGAAGTACTACCTCCGGCTCGATACCGCGGCCCGCTTCGCGGCGCTGTGTGACCGCGTCAGCGGCGATGGCGACGGGAGCGGCGGGAGCGACGAGTTGACGACCGGCGACATTCTCGAGGCGGTCGCGACCGCCGCGGAGTTCGACTCGGTCTCGGCCAGACAGGACGAACGCGACGCGATCGACGCCGTACTGGTCGGCGAGGAGACAGAGGACCTCGAGGCGGGCCAGCGGAAGGTGCTCGCGATCCTCCGCAGCGCGGCCAGCGGGACGACGCCGTCGGAACTCCGCAGCGACGCGTGGGTCATCCGCCGCAACGCGACGCGGCTCGTCTCGGCGCTCGGAGCCTTCCTCGATCGGTTCGTCGGGCCACACGCCGCGAACCTCGCGCGCCGGGTCGAGGCCCGCATCGAGAACGGCGTCGCCGAGGACGCGGTCGGCCTGACCGCCATCGACGGCGTCGCGTCGGGTCGCGCGAGCAAGCTCGCGACGGAGGGGCTCTCGACCCCCGGCGATGTCGTCGACGCGGGCGTCGCGGGACTCGTCGAGGCCGGGCTCTCCGAGGGCGTCGCCGAACGGGTCTACGAGGGAGCCCAGTCGCTCCCCGCGATCGAAATCGAGTGGGGCCGGTTCCCCGAGACCGTCGCGACCGGCGAGAACGACGTCTGCGAGGTCACGGTCCGAAACGTCGGCGAGCCCGGCCGCGCCGGCATCCGGGTGACCGTCAACGGAGTCGAGATGACGAACACGAACACCTACCTCCGCGATTCGGAGACCCTGCCGGTCGGCGTCTTCGGTGCCGACGCCGAGGAACTCGAGTTCACGGTCAGCGTGGCCTTCCCCGAGGAACCGCTGATTCCGATCGAATCGAGTCGAACGGTCGACGTTCTGTAG
- a CDS encoding PH domain-containing protein, which produces MAFGSTPDWFHISDDEDIVWESRPHPITMGSKLPVGIGLALAGFLITGWSGVDGVGLLTILGILMTVAGAVVAFARYLVWTNTRYVITSTELYKKRGIVSRDVTQFRLERVQNISLRQSGIGRLLGYGDLTVYTAGSGDPELIFERVPQPDRASSRLSDQLETVATDGSAV; this is translated from the coding sequence ATGGCTTTCGGCTCGACGCCCGACTGGTTCCATATCAGCGACGACGAGGATATCGTCTGGGAGAGCCGTCCCCATCCGATCACCATGGGGTCGAAGCTGCCGGTCGGGATCGGACTCGCGCTCGCCGGCTTCCTCATCACCGGCTGGAGCGGAGTTGACGGCGTCGGCCTGCTAACGATTCTCGGCATCCTCATGACGGTCGCCGGCGCGGTCGTCGCGTTCGCCCGCTATCTGGTCTGGACGAACACCCGGTACGTCATCACCTCCACGGAGCTCTACAAGAAACGAGGGATCGTCTCGAGGGACGTCACCCAGTTCCGCCTCGAGCGCGTCCAGAACATCAGTCTGCGCCAGTCCGGGATCGGACGCCTGCTTGGCTACGGCGACCTGACCGTCTACACCGCCGGCTCGGGCGATCCGGAGCTGATCTTCGAACGCGTTCCCCAGCCCGACCGGGCCAGCAGCCGACTCAGCGACCAACTCGAGACCGTCGCGACCGACGGATCGGCCGTCTGA
- the lipA gene encoding lipoyl synthase, producing the protein MSRARKPDWLKSRPPSGQEFAGIRETLREHDLHTVCEEANCPNLGECWSGRSGPDGSEESGGGTATFMLMGDRCSRACNFCDVQTGGMEALDPDEPENVADAVAEIGLDYVVLTSVDRDDLPDQGAGHFAETIREIKARHPGILVEVLIPDFQGEERLVRKIIDAEPDVIAHNVETVERLQFPVRDRRAGYEQSLSVLEQVERESDIYTKTSIMLGHGEYDHEVYQTLADLRERGVDIVTLGQYLRPSRDHLEVQRYDHPVKYETWRRVAEEELGFLYCASGPMVRSSYKAGELFVDAVLREGKSVEEARRETRARTAES; encoded by the coding sequence ATGAGCCGCGCGCGAAAGCCCGACTGGCTGAAGAGTCGGCCACCGTCGGGACAAGAGTTCGCCGGCATCCGGGAGACGCTGCGTGAACACGACCTCCACACCGTCTGCGAGGAGGCCAACTGTCCGAACCTGGGCGAGTGCTGGTCGGGCCGGTCGGGCCCCGACGGGAGCGAGGAGTCGGGCGGCGGGACGGCCACGTTCATGCTGATGGGCGACCGCTGCTCTCGAGCCTGCAACTTCTGTGACGTCCAGACGGGCGGAATGGAGGCGCTCGATCCGGACGAGCCAGAGAACGTCGCCGACGCCGTCGCCGAGATCGGCCTCGACTACGTCGTCCTCACTAGCGTCGACCGCGACGACCTCCCGGATCAGGGCGCGGGCCACTTCGCCGAGACGATCCGCGAGATCAAGGCCCGCCACCCCGGCATCCTCGTCGAAGTACTGATTCCGGACTTCCAGGGCGAGGAACGGCTCGTCCGAAAGATCATCGACGCCGAACCCGACGTGATCGCCCACAACGTCGAGACCGTCGAGCGACTGCAGTTCCCCGTCCGAGACCGCCGCGCGGGCTACGAGCAGTCCCTGTCGGTGCTCGAGCAGGTCGAGCGCGAGTCCGACATCTACACGAAGACCTCGATCATGCTCGGCCACGGCGAGTACGACCACGAGGTCTACCAGACCTTGGCGGACCTGCGCGAGCGCGGCGTCGACATCGTCACGCTGGGGCAGTATCTGCGGCCGTCGCGAGACCACCTCGAGGTCCAGCGGTACGACCACCCCGTCAAGTACGAGACGTGGCGTCGCGTCGCCGAGGAGGAGTTAGGATTCCTCTATTGCGCGAGCGGGCCGATGGTGCGCTCCTCGTACAAGGCCGGCGAACTGTTCGTCGACGCCGTGCTTCGGGAGGGCAAGAGCGTCGAGGAGGCGCGGCGCGAGACCCGGGCTCGAACCGCGGAATCGTAG
- a CDS encoding HAD family hydrolase, producing the protein MTAVLFDMDGVLVDSEDYWVEFEREDIFPATVPDEKVDLAETSGMNFREIYDYLDEEYDATISREEFVQRFTEAAEEIYTERVELLDGLHDFLAELDDRGVPTALVSSSPHDWIGMVTERFDLEGEFDRVISADDIDAASKPAPDVFEYAADELGVPAADCVVVEDSANGIEAAARAGTTVIAYRIDAHGDIDRSPADEIVDSPAEIRERVLALTAGE; encoded by the coding sequence TTCGAGCGCGAGGATATTTTTCCCGCGACCGTTCCCGACGAGAAGGTCGACCTCGCCGAAACGAGCGGGATGAACTTCCGCGAGATCTACGACTACCTCGACGAGGAGTACGATGCGACCATCTCCCGCGAGGAGTTCGTCCAGCGGTTCACCGAGGCCGCCGAGGAGATCTACACCGAGCGCGTCGAACTCTTGGACGGCCTCCACGACTTCCTCGCCGAACTCGACGATCGCGGCGTCCCGACGGCGCTCGTCTCCTCGTCGCCCCACGACTGGATCGGCATGGTCACAGAGCGCTTCGACCTCGAGGGCGAGTTCGATCGCGTCATCAGCGCCGACGACATCGACGCGGCGAGCAAGCCGGCCCCCGACGTCTTCGAGTACGCCGCCGACGAACTCGGCGTCCCCGCCGCGGACTGTGTCGTCGTCGAAGACTCGGCGAACGGGATCGAGGCGGCCGCTCGAGCGGGGACGACCGTGATCGCCTATCGGATCGACGCCCACGGGGATATCGACCGCTCGCCCGCCGACGAGATCGTGGACTCGCCGGCCGAGATTCGGGAGCGCGTCCTCGCGTTGACTGCGGGAGAGTAA